A region of Pempheris klunzingeri isolate RE-2024b chromosome 15, fPemKlu1.hap1, whole genome shotgun sequence DNA encodes the following proteins:
- the efcab14 gene encoding EF-hand calcium-binding domain-containing protein 14: MKKRKELNALIGLGDSKRKKTKKGSGHRLLRTEPPDSESESSSDDDEFNNLSSGTNFGKRSYTQCCNVCYPLFLFIILAACVMACAGLIWMQIALKEDLDALKEKLHSMESSQKVSSSEIPKLSEDLKNKERKLDDIENGDKGLSKLWSNLTEMNRKISLLDSAVNHLKANLKSAADLISLPTTVEELQKSVATIGSTLTSVQHDVKTMQAALEHQKKDDDLKKTMDITDLRKAASEANKTEELYHTRTDEQIHILLSTVAELHQRVSSLENGSKQSLKEDDAATQLVITTEGPATKSLSKATTTKAAPGDVREPETSRRPRFLTPKRSKRNAETRCPNRVVLPGVGSLKDLEAVFQQAGTERNSVGLTYQGLSEVFGASTPSTRVMECFDDDRNQRYSLTELRAAVGL; this comes from the exons atgaagaagaggaaggagctgAATGCCCTGATCGGACTCGGGGACAGCAAGAGAAAGAAGACCAAAAAGGGGTCCGGTCACCGACTTCTCCGAACCGAGCCGCCGGATTCAGAATCTGAGTCGAGCTCGGACGACGACGAGTTCAACAACCTGAGCAGCGGAACCAACTTTGGGAA GAGAAGCTACACGCAGTGCTGCAATGTGTGCTACCCTTTGTTTCTGTTCATCATACTGGCTGCCTGTGTTATGGCATGTGCTGGACTCATATGGATGCAGATTGCTCTAAAAGAAGATCTAGATGCACTCAAAGAAAAGCTGCATAGCA TGGAATCCAGCCAGAAGGTGTCATCAAGTGAAATACCAAAACTAAGCGAGGACCTGAAAAACAAGGAGAGGAAACTTGACGACATTGAGAACGGGGACAAGGGCCTGAGCAAGCTCTGGTCCAACCTaacagaaatgaacagaaag ATCAGTTTGCTGGACTCTGCAGTAAACCATTTAAAGGCCAACCTGAAATCAGCCGCTGATCTTATCAGCCTTCCCACTACAGTCGAAGAGCTTCAAAAG agtGTTGCTACAATTGGCAGCACGCTAACAAGTGTACAGCACGATGTGAAAACTATGCAGGCTGCTCTTGAGCATCAGAAGAAAGACGATGACTTGAAGAAGACAATG gACATAACAGACCTGAGAAAGGCAGCGAGTGAGGCTAACAAGACGGAGGAGCTGTACCACACACGGACTGATGAGCAGATCCACATCCTCCTCTCTACCGTCGCAGAACTTCACCAGAGAGTTTCATCATTAGAGAACGGGTCAAAGCAAAGC TTGAAGGAAGATGACGCAGCAACTCAACTGGTAATCACCACTGAAGGGCCAGCAACCAAGTCACTGAGCAAAGCTACTACAACCAAAGCAGCACCAGGGGATGTGCGAG AGCCTGAGACGAGCAGACGTCCACGCTTTTTAACTCCAAAGCGCTCTAAGAGAAACGCTGAGACAAGATGCCCAAACAGAGTGGTCCTGCCTGGTGTCGGTTCTCTCAAAG ACTTAGAAGCCGTCTTCCAGCAGGCAGGCACTGAACGTAATTCAGTCGGACTGACCTACCAGGGCCTGAGTGAAGTATTTGGAGCATCAACTCCCAGCACTCGCGTCATGGAGTGTTTTGACGACGACAGGAACCAGAGGTACTCCCTGACggagctgagagctgctgtagGTTTGTGA
- the znf830 gene encoding zinc finger protein 830, with translation MATSKKGKKVINQEELRRLMREKQRQSTEKKRVESPFAKYNSLGHLACVLCNVQVKSELLWPAHVLGKQHKEKVTELKEAKTQPVTPQAQPVKRKAPDNEDVNGKKAKPSSGAGQSASGGLPGDFFEKSSEREADSSQKSAGLSLLAGVYDDDDDDNDEDGAGEAGGGEVANPNPPPQKGEVAGLPTDFFDSSIPSTPSISHSGSILKADAQEKSAERKDNTAEALPEGFFDDPVRDAKVRNVDAPKDQMDKEWEEFQKEIRQVNTKSEAIVAEDDEEGRLERQIDEIDEQIECYKRVETLRDKRDVVKSKTLPRQVERMETDASEEEEDEEELLGLLSRDWRAKGALA, from the coding sequence ATGGCAACTTCCAAGAAGGGGAAGAAAGTTATAAATCAGGAGGAGCTCAGGCGCTTGatgagggagaaacagaggcaGTCGACCGAGAAGAAGCGCGTCGAGTCTCCGTTTGCTAAGTACAACAGTCTGGGACACCTCGCTTGTGTCCTGTGTAACGTGCAGGTGAAGTCTGAACTACTGTGGCCCGCTCATGTTCTTGGAaaacagcacaaagagaaaGTTACCGAGCTGAAGGAAGCAAAGACGCAACCAGTTACACCACAGGCTCAACCAGTAAAGAGGAAAGCACCGGATAACGAGGACGTGAACGGGAAAAAGGCAAAACCGTCGTCTGGTGCAGGCCAGTCTGCGTCAGGAGGACTGCCTGGAGACTTCTTTGAGAAATCCAGCGAGAGGGAAGCTGATTCTTCTCAAAAGTCTGCAGGTCTGAGTCTGCTGGCTGGAGtctatgatgatgatgacgacgacaATGATGAAGATGGTGCTGGAGAAGCAGGTGGAGGGGAGGTCGCAAATCCAAATCCCCCTCCTCAAAAGGGTGAGGTTGCAGGACTTCCAACTGATTTCTTTGACAGCTCCATCCCATCCACACCCTCCATCTCCCACTCGGGATCCATCCTCAAAGCGGACGCGCAGGAGAAAAGCGCAGAAAGGAAAGACAACACAGCCGAGGCATTGCCGGAGGGCTTCTTCGACGATCCTGTCAGAGATGCCAAAGTGCGCAACGTGGACGCGCCCAAAGATCAAATGGACAAGGAGTGGGAAGAGTTTCAAAAGGAGATACGGCAGGTGAACACAAAGTCAGAGGCCATCGTGGCGGAGGACGATGAGGAGGGCCGCCTTGAACGTCAGATTGACGAAATAGATGAACAAATCGAGTGTTACAAGAGGGTTGAAACACTGAGGGACAAGCGGGATGTGGTGAAGAGCAAGACTCTGCCCAGGCAGGTTGAACGTATGGAGACAGATgccagtgaggaggaggaggatgaagaggagctgTTGGGGCTTTTGTCCCGGGACTGGAGGGCTAAAGGGGCACTGGCCTAA
- the LOC139214702 gene encoding ankyrin repeat domain-containing protein 13C-like produces the protein MTGEKIRTMRKDHNKPNKNDEIMDTYDETSNGTIPNGTGNHFKSNKAFQKSVKTSVLQQQQQLNANNINDNSSSIGTIVNDNNKNPIILTSELLEFPVHECVFKGDVRRLSSLIRTHSISQKDVHGNTPLHLAVMLGHKECALLLLAHNAPVKIKNAQGWSPLAEAISYGDRQMITAILRKLKQQSRESVEDKRPKLLKALRELGDFYLELHWDFQSWVPLLSRMLPSDACKIYKQGINIRLDTTLIDFTDMKCQRGDLSFIFNGDAPPSQSFVVLDNEAKVYQRIHHEESEMETEEEVDILMSSDVYSATLSTKSISFSRSQIGWLFREDKTERVGNFLADFYAVNGLMLESRKRREHLSEEDILRNKAIMESLSKGGSISEQNFEPVRRQSLTAPAPNTISWEEYITAEHGKPPHLGRELVCKESKKNFKATVAMSQDFPLGIESLLNVLEVIAPFKHFNKLREFVQMKLPPGFPVKLDIPVFPTITATVTFQEFRYDEFEESIFHIPNEYKEDPSRFPDL, from the exons ATGACAGGTGAGAAGATACGCACCATGCGAAAGGAccacaacaaaccaaacaaaaatgaCGAGATCATGGACACGTACGACGAGACCTCAAACGGGACTATCCCCAACGGTACCGGTAACCACTTCAAGTCCAACAAGGCTTTTCAGAAATCAGTCAAAACCTCGgtactgcagcagcaacagcagctcaaTGCAAACAACATCAACGATAATTCATCCTCAATTGGCACCATCGTCAATGATAACAACAAGAACCCAATAATCCTGACGAGTGAGCTTTTGGAGTTCCCTGTTCATGAGTGCGTGTTCAAGGGAGATGTGCGTcggctctcctctctcatcaggACCCACAGCATCTCTCAGAAAGATGTGCATG GGAACACACCACTTCACCTGGCTGTGATGCTGGGCCACAAAG AATGTGCCCTCTTACTGCTGGCCCATAACGCTCctgtaaagataaaaaatgCACAGGGATGGAGCCCTCTAGCAGAAGCCATCAGCTATGGCGACAGGCAAATGA TCACAGCGATACTGCGCAAGTTAAAGCAGCAATCCAGGGAGAGCGTGGAGGACAAGAGGCCAAAATTACTGAAAGCTCTCAGGGAG CTTGGTGACTTTTATCTGGAGCTGCATTGGGACTTTCAGAGCTGGG TGCCCTTGTTGTCCCGAATGCTGCCATCTGATGCTTGTAAAATCTACAAGCAGGGAATTAATATcag ACTTGACACCACTCTAATAGACTTCACTGATATGAAGTGTCAGCGCGGAGATCTTAGTTTCATTTTCAATGGCGATGCTCCACCCTCCCAGTCTTTTGTGGTTCTGGACAATGAAGCAAAAGTGTACCAGAGAATACACCACGAG GAGTCAGAGATGGAGACTGAGGAAGAGGTGGATATTCTGATGAGCAGCGACGTCTACTCTGCGACTCTGTCCACCAAGTCGATCTCGTTCTCTCGTAGTCAGATTGGCTGGCTGTTCAGAGAGGATAAAACA GAGAGGGTTGGAAACTTCCTGGCTGACTTCTATGCAGTGAACGGCCTGATGCTAGAGTCACGGAAACGGCGAGAACACCTAAGTGAGGAGGACATCTTGAGGAACAAAGCCATCATGGAGAGCTTGAGTAAAGGAGGCAGCATCAGTGAACAAAATTTcgag CCGGTGAGAAGGCAGTCCCTCACAGCTCCAGCGCCCAACACAATTTCTTGGGAAGAGTACATCACTGCAGAGCACGGAAA GCCACCTCATCTTGGGAGAGAGCTTGTGTGCAAGGAGAGCAAGAAGAACTTCAAAGCTACTGTAGCCATGAGCCAGGATTTCCCTCTAGGCATCGAGTC GTTACTAAACGTGTTGGAGGTCATAGCCCCGTTCAAGCACTTCAACAAACTCCGGGAGTTTGTCCAGATGAAACTACCGCCTGGGTTTCCAGTCAAACTTG ACATCCCCGTCTTCCCCACGATCACAGCAACCGTCACCTTTCAGGAATTCCGCTACGACGAATTTGAGGAGTCTATTTTCCACATCCCCAATGAATACAAAGAAGATCCCAGTCGCTTCCCAGACCTCTGA
- the LOC139213770 gene encoding serine/arginine-rich splicing factor 11-like isoform X2 — protein MNYTTKVVQVTNVSPSTTSEQMRTLFGFLGTIEELKLFPPDDSQMPVTSRVCFVKFQEPESVGVSQHLTNTVFVDRALIVVPFAEGSIPDEAKALSLLAPANAVAGLLPGGGLLPTPNPIPNPSLGGNPLGAANMDAMAAFGFPGANMNAQAADQLLKFMTDPKLNPLAAGFNLNASLKADASNKEIEEAMKRVREAQSLISAAIEPGNKESKKKRAHSRTRSRSRRRRSRSRSRHRRTRSRSRRRSRSRSRRRSRSPHRKPTHSRDQNRRSQSRSRDRKKDDSGRRKSKTPPKSYSTARRSRSGSRRRRKSRSNSRSPKRRSSRSPSTRRHKKEKKKEKERDRDRKSDKERSREERERSTSKKKKSKDKERERERKSDGEKGDVKSAEGNSAARPVKQAKVNGADDHHEEDMEVSD, from the exons ATGAATTACACCACGAAGGTGGTCCAGGTCACCAATGTGTCGCCAAGCACAACATCGGAGCAGATGAGGACCCTGTTCGGCTTTTTGGGAACCATCGAGGAACTGAAGTTATTTCCACCAGA TGATTCTCAGATGCCTGTGACGTCGCGGGTATGCTTTGTGAAGTTCCAGGAGCCAGAGTCCGTCGGGGTGTCTCAACATCTGACCAACACCGTGTTTGTGGACAGAGCTTTGATCGTGGTCCCGTTTGCTGAAG GATCTATTCCAGATGAGGCTAAAGCTTTGTCACTGCTGGCGCCAGCAAACGCTGTTGCAGGACTTCTGCCAGGAGGAGGACTTCTTCCAACGCCCAATCCCATCCCCAATCCATCT CTTGGAGGAAACCCGTTGGGGGCAGCGAACATGGACGCAATGGCTGCATTTGGATTCCCTGGAGCCAATATGAATGCCCAG gctGCTGATCAGCTGTTAAAGTTCATGACTGATCCAAA ACTGAATCCTTTGGCCGCAGGCTTTAACCTGAATGCAAGCCTGAAGGCTGACGCATCTAATAAAGAAATTGAAGAGGCCATGAAGAGAGTTCGAGAGGCCCAGTCGCTCATTTCTGCTGCTATTGAGCCTGGAA aTAAGGAGAGCAAAAAGAAGCGCGCTCACTCCCGTACTAGGTCCAGGTCCAGAAGGAGGCGGTCCAGATCACGTTCAAGACATAG GCGAACCAGGAGCAGGTCAAGGCGACGGTCAAGATCCAGAAGCAGGAGGCGCTCCAGAAGCCCACACAGGAAACCCACGCACTCCAGAGACCAAAACAGGCGATCTCAAAGCAGATCCAG agatagaaagaaagatgaTTCAGGGAGAAGAAAATCCAAAACGCCGCCTAAAAGCTACAGCACAGCCAGGCGGTCACGCAGCGGCAGCCG GAGACGCAGGAAAAGTCGAAGCAACAGCCGATCTCCTAAAAGGAGAAGCTCCAGGTCTCCATCTACTCGAAG AcacaagaaagagaagaaaaaggagaaggaaaggGACAGGGATCGCAAGAGCGATAAAGAGCGCAGTCGCGAAGAACGCGAGCGCTCCAccagcaagaaaaagaaaagtaaagacaaaGAACGAGAGCGGGAGAGGAAATCggatggagagaaaggagatGTCAAG TCTGCAGAAGGTAACAGCGCAGCGCGGCCCGTGAAGCAGGCCAAAGTCAACGGAGCTGACGATCACCATGAAGAGGACATGGAGGTTAGCGATTAA
- the LOC139213770 gene encoding serine/arginine-rich splicing factor 11-like isoform X1, with amino-acid sequence MNYTTKVVQVTNVSPSTTSEQMRTLFGFLGTIEELKLFPPDDSQMPVTSRVCFVKFQEPESVGVSQHLTNTVFVDRALIVVPFAEGSIPDEAKALSLLAPANAVAGLLPGGGLLPTPNPIPNPSLGGNPLGAANMDAMAAFGFPGANMNAQAADQLLKFMTDPKLNPLAAGFNLNASLKADASNKEIEEAMKRVREAQSLISAAIEPGNKESKKKRAHSRTRSRSRRRRSRSRSRHRRTRSRSRRRSRSRSRRRSRSPHRKPTHSRDQNRRSQSRSRDRKKDDSGRRKSKTPPKSYSTARRSRSGSRRRRKSRSNSRSPKRRSSRSPSTRRHKKEKKKEKERDRDRKSDKERSREERERSTSKKKKSKDKERERERKSDGEKGDVKITRDYDEEEQGYDSEKEREGRKDSDDSGLSPQSAEGNSAARPVKQAKVNGADDHHEEDMEVSD; translated from the exons ATGAATTACACCACGAAGGTGGTCCAGGTCACCAATGTGTCGCCAAGCACAACATCGGAGCAGATGAGGACCCTGTTCGGCTTTTTGGGAACCATCGAGGAACTGAAGTTATTTCCACCAGA TGATTCTCAGATGCCTGTGACGTCGCGGGTATGCTTTGTGAAGTTCCAGGAGCCAGAGTCCGTCGGGGTGTCTCAACATCTGACCAACACCGTGTTTGTGGACAGAGCTTTGATCGTGGTCCCGTTTGCTGAAG GATCTATTCCAGATGAGGCTAAAGCTTTGTCACTGCTGGCGCCAGCAAACGCTGTTGCAGGACTTCTGCCAGGAGGAGGACTTCTTCCAACGCCCAATCCCATCCCCAATCCATCT CTTGGAGGAAACCCGTTGGGGGCAGCGAACATGGACGCAATGGCTGCATTTGGATTCCCTGGAGCCAATATGAATGCCCAG gctGCTGATCAGCTGTTAAAGTTCATGACTGATCCAAA ACTGAATCCTTTGGCCGCAGGCTTTAACCTGAATGCAAGCCTGAAGGCTGACGCATCTAATAAAGAAATTGAAGAGGCCATGAAGAGAGTTCGAGAGGCCCAGTCGCTCATTTCTGCTGCTATTGAGCCTGGAA aTAAGGAGAGCAAAAAGAAGCGCGCTCACTCCCGTACTAGGTCCAGGTCCAGAAGGAGGCGGTCCAGATCACGTTCAAGACATAG GCGAACCAGGAGCAGGTCAAGGCGACGGTCAAGATCCAGAAGCAGGAGGCGCTCCAGAAGCCCACACAGGAAACCCACGCACTCCAGAGACCAAAACAGGCGATCTCAAAGCAGATCCAG agatagaaagaaagatgaTTCAGGGAGAAGAAAATCCAAAACGCCGCCTAAAAGCTACAGCACAGCCAGGCGGTCACGCAGCGGCAGCCG GAGACGCAGGAAAAGTCGAAGCAACAGCCGATCTCCTAAAAGGAGAAGCTCCAGGTCTCCATCTACTCGAAG AcacaagaaagagaagaaaaaggagaaggaaaggGACAGGGATCGCAAGAGCGATAAAGAGCGCAGTCGCGAAGAACGCGAGCGCTCCAccagcaagaaaaagaaaagtaaagacaaaGAACGAGAGCGGGAGAGGAAATCggatggagagaaaggagatGTCAAG ATCACCAGGGATTATGATGAAGAAGAACAAGGCTATGACAGCGAGAAGGAGCGGGAGGGCCGGAAGGATTCTGACGACTCTGGTTTGTCTCCTCAGTCTGCAGAAGGTAACAGCGCAGCGCGGCCCGTGAAGCAGGCCAAAGTCAACGGAGCTGACGATCACCATGAAGAGGACATGGAGGTTAGCGATTAA
- the rpe65a gene encoding retinoid isomerohydrolase, protein MASRFEHPAGGYKKIFETCEELSEPLPATVTGRIPSFLKGSLLRLGPGLFEVGDEPFYHLFDGQALMHKFDFKNGQVTYFRKFVRTDAYVRAITEKRVVITEFGTFAYPDPCKNIFSRFFSYFKGVEVTDNCLVNVYPVGEDFYAVTETNYITKVNPDTLETLKKVDMCNFININGVTAHPHIERDGTVFNIGNCMGKGATLAYNIVKIPPTQKDKSDPIEKSKVVVQFPSAERFKPSYVHSFGMSSNYIVFVETPVKINLLKFLSAWSIRGSNYMDCFESNESQGTLFHIAKKDPGEYIDLKFKGAPIGMFHHINTYEDQGFIVVDLCGWKGFEFVYNYLWLANLRANWEEVKKAAMMAPQPEVRRYVIPLDVHKEEQGKNLVSLPYTTATAVMHADGTIWLEPEVLFSGPRQAFEFPQINYERYAGKNYTYTYGLGLNHFIPDRICKLNVKTKETWVWQEPDSYPSEPLFVQTPDGVDEDDGVLLTIVAAPGSQRPAYLLILNAKDLSEIARAEVECNIPVTFHGMYKS, encoded by the exons ATGGCCAGCCG ATTTGAACACCCAGCTGGTGGCTACAAGAAGATTTTTGAGACATGTGAGGAACTGTCTGAGCCTCTTCCAGCAACTGTCACag GTAGGATTCCTTCATTTCTGAAGGGAAGTCTTCTCCGTTTGGGACCCGGGCTTTTTGAGGTTGGAGATGAACCTTTCTATCACCTCTTTGACGGCCAGGCCCTCATGCACAAATTTGACTTCAAGAACGGCCAGGTCACCTACTTCCGAAA GTTTGTCAGAACAGATGCCTATGTGAGAGCCATCACGGAGAAACGAGTGGTGATCACTGAGTTCGGCACCTTTGCGTACCCTGATCCCTGCAAAAATATCTTCTCCAG gTTTTTCTCTTACTTCAAGGGTGTTGAGGTGACAGACAACTGCCTGGTGAACGTTTACCCTGTCGGTGAGGATTTTTATGCTGTAACAGAAACCAACTACATCACCAAAGTAAACCCTGATACCTTGGAGACACTGAAGAAG GTTGATATGTGCAACTTCATCAACATCAATGGAGTGACAGCCCATCCTCACATTGAGAGAGATGGTACGGTGTTTAACATTGGAAACTGCATGGGAAAAGGAGCGACACTGGCCTACAACATTGTCAAGATTCcacccacacagaaag aTAAGTCTGATCCCATTGAGAAGTCCAAGGTGGTGGTGCAGTTTCCCAGTGCTGAAAGGTTCAAGCCCTCCTAtgtgcacag CTTCGGCATGTCGAGCAACTACATTGTCTTTGTGGAGACCCCAGTGAAAATCAACCTGCTGAAATTCTTGAGTGCTTGGAGCATCCGAGGCTCCAACTACATGGACTGTTTCGAGTCCAATGAGAGCCAAGGA acCCTGTTTCACATTGCCAAGAAAGACCCAGGAGAGTACATTGATCTCAAGTTCAAAGGGGCACCCATTGGCATGTTCCACCACATCAACACCTATGAGGACCAAGGCTTCATTGTTGTTGACCTGTGTGGATGGAAAGG ttttgagtttgtttaCAACTACCTCTGGCTGGCCAATCTGAGAGCCAACTGGGAAGAGGTGAAGAAGGCGGCCATGATGGCGCCACAGCCAGAGGTCCGCAGATATGTCATTCCCCTGGACGTCCACAAG GAGGAGCAGGGGAAGAACCTCGTCAGCCTGCCGTACACCACGGCCACGGCGGTGATGCACGCCGATGGGACGATCTGGCTGGAGCCGGAGGTGCTGTTCTCTGGGCCTCGCCAAG CTTTTGAGTTCCCTCAGATCAACTACGAGAGGTACGCAGGGAAGAATTACACATACACCTACGGCCTGGGTCTCAACCATTTCATACCAGATAGG ATCTGCAAGTTGAATGTGAAGACCAAGGAGACCTGGGTGTGGCAAGAACCAGACTCATACCCTTCAGAGCCCCTGTTTGTTCAGACCCCTGATGGGGTAGATGAGGATGACG GAGTGCTGCTGACCATCGTGGCGGCCCCGGGCTCCCAGAGACCAGCATACCTCCTCATCCTCAACGCCAAGGATCTGTCTGAGATCGCCAGGGCAGAAGTGGAGTGTAACATCCCCGTCACCTTTCACGGGATGTACAAATCCTAA